The following are encoded together in the Labrys wisconsinensis genome:
- a CDS encoding DMT family transporter — protein sequence MSVLATAARTAAEQRRLGLLLVTLSAVAWSTAGFFTRLIPLDAWTILFWRGLFGAATGFVFVLAQERGGRDGGFWRVFVAMGWPGAVFTFLSALGMAAFLGALKLTTVAHVAIIYATVPFAAAALGWLVLRERAPPATLLASAIALLGVGVTVWGGAGEGGLAGDALALAMTLLMAAIIVVRRANPAVPLVPAACLSALASTFISLPFAAPLAADGRDLVALALFGISNMGVGLILFVIGARFIPAAQTALIGALDTPLAPLWVWLAFGETPGAAAILGGIVVFAAVIGHILVEQLRRGRG from the coding sequence GTGAGCGTCCTGGCGACAGCGGCACGCACCGCCGCCGAGCAGCGGCGCCTCGGCCTCCTCCTCGTCACCCTCTCGGCGGTCGCCTGGAGCACGGCCGGCTTCTTCACCCGCCTGATCCCGCTCGACGCCTGGACCATCCTGTTCTGGCGCGGCCTGTTCGGCGCGGCGACCGGCTTCGTCTTCGTGCTGGCGCAGGAACGCGGCGGCAGGGACGGCGGCTTTTGGCGGGTCTTCGTGGCGATGGGCTGGCCCGGCGCCGTCTTCACTTTCCTTTCCGCGCTCGGCATGGCCGCCTTCCTCGGCGCGCTGAAGCTGACCACGGTGGCGCATGTGGCGATCATCTATGCCACGGTGCCCTTTGCCGCCGCGGCGCTCGGCTGGCTGGTCCTGCGCGAACGCGCGCCTCCGGCGACCCTGCTGGCGAGCGCGATCGCCCTGCTCGGCGTCGGGGTGACGGTCTGGGGCGGGGCCGGCGAAGGCGGCCTTGCCGGGGATGCGCTCGCTCTGGCGATGACGCTGCTGATGGCGGCGATCATCGTCGTCCGCCGTGCCAACCCGGCGGTCCCGCTGGTGCCGGCCGCCTGCCTGTCGGCGCTGGCCAGCACGTTCATCAGCCTGCCCTTCGCCGCGCCGCTCGCCGCCGACGGGCGTGACCTCGTCGCCCTCGCCCTGTTCGGCATCAGCAACATGGGCGTCGGGCTGATCCTCTTCGTCATCGGCGCCCGTTTCATCCCGGCGGCGCAGACCGCGCTGATCGGCGCTCTCGACACGCCGCTCGCCCCGCTCTGGGTCTGGCTCGCCTTCGGCGAGACGCCGGGCGCGGCGGCCATCCTCGGCGGCATCGTGGTGTTCGCGGCCGTGATCGGCCATATCCTGGTCGAGCAGTTGCGGCGCGGGCGCGGATAA
- a CDS encoding aldo/keto reductase, whose product MAELDAAKSGSFRIGGDIAVHRLGFGAMRVTGRGIWGEPADRAEALRTLRRLPDLGVTFIDTADSYGPDVSEELIREALHPYHGLLIATKAGLTRTGPDQWIPLGRPDYLIQQAHKSRRRLGVEQIGLWQLHRIDPKTPRDEQFGAVKALLDDGVIRHAGLSEVSVAEIEAAAQVFPVATVQNRYNLVDRASEDVLDYCQKHGIGFIPWYPLAAGDLARPGSLLDTIARRHGAAPSQIALAWVLKRSPVMLPIPGTSKVSHLEENVAAADIVLSDEDFAALDREGRAHAGT is encoded by the coding sequence ATGGCAGAACTCGACGCGGCGAAATCCGGTTCCTTCCGCATCGGCGGCGACATCGCGGTCCATCGCCTCGGCTTCGGCGCGATGCGCGTCACCGGCCGCGGCATCTGGGGCGAGCCGGCCGATCGGGCCGAGGCGCTCCGCACGCTGCGGCGCCTGCCCGATCTCGGCGTCACCTTCATCGACACCGCCGATTCCTACGGTCCGGACGTGTCCGAGGAGCTGATCCGCGAGGCCCTGCATCCCTATCACGGGCTCTTGATCGCCACCAAGGCGGGCCTGACCCGCACCGGACCGGACCAGTGGATTCCGCTGGGGCGCCCGGACTACCTCATCCAGCAGGCCCACAAGAGCCGCCGCCGCCTCGGCGTCGAGCAGATCGGCCTGTGGCAATTGCACCGCATCGACCCCAAGACGCCGCGGGACGAGCAGTTCGGCGCGGTGAAGGCGCTGCTCGACGACGGCGTCATCCGCCATGCCGGCCTCAGCGAGGTCTCCGTCGCCGAGATCGAGGCCGCCGCGCAGGTGTTCCCGGTCGCCACGGTGCAGAACCGCTACAACCTGGTCGACCGCGCCAGCGAGGATGTCCTGGACTATTGCCAGAAGCACGGCATCGGCTTCATCCCCTGGTATCCGCTGGCAGCCGGCGACCTCGCCCGGCCCGGCTCCCTGCTCGACACCATCGCCCGCCGGCATGGTGCCGCACCGAGCCAGATCGCGCTCGCCTGGGTGCTCAAGCGCAGCCCGGTGATGCTGCCGATCCCCGGCACGTCGAAGGTTTCCCACCTCGAGGAGAACGTCGCGGCCGCCGACATCGTGCTGTCGGACGAGGACTTCGCCGCCCTCGACCGCGAGGGCCGGGCCCATGCCGGGACCTGA
- the msrB gene encoding peptide-methionine (R)-S-oxide reductase MsrB has protein sequence MPTRRQILQGGAGLAALAAGWSGARAAAAEDRVVRSDADWRRILTADQYAILRQDGTERPFTSPLLHEERAGVFACAGCGLALFSSSTKFDSGTGWPSFWAPLDGAVATHRDTSFGMVRNAVSCRRCEGHLGHVFDDGPKPTGLRYCMNGVALSFVPGTA, from the coding sequence ATGCCGACACGTCGACAGATCTTGCAGGGTGGCGCCGGCCTCGCCGCGCTGGCCGCCGGCTGGAGCGGCGCCCGCGCCGCGGCCGCCGAGGATCGCGTCGTCCGCAGCGATGCGGACTGGCGTCGGATCCTGACGGCGGACCAATATGCGATCCTGCGCCAGGACGGCACCGAACGCCCGTTCACCAGCCCGCTGCTGCACGAGGAGCGGGCCGGCGTCTTCGCCTGCGCCGGCTGCGGGCTGGCCCTGTTCTCCTCCAGCACGAAATTCGACAGCGGCACCGGCTGGCCGAGCTTTTGGGCGCCGCTCGACGGTGCCGTCGCCACGCATCGCGATACGTCCTTCGGCATGGTGCGCAACGCCGTGAGCTGTCGGCGCTGCGAGGGCCATCTCGGCCATGTCTTCGACGACGGCCCGAAGCCGACGGGCCTGCGCTACTGCATGAACGGCGTGGCGCTGAGCTTCGTCCCGGGCACGGCCTGA